The Desertibacillus haloalkaliphilus genome segment TCTCAAGCGGTTCAAGAAGGAGCAAGTGACATTCACATAGATGCATTAGAATCGGAGACAATTATTCGCTTTCGGGTGGATGGAGTCCTTCGCCAAGAGAGAACGGTTCCGAAGAACATGCACAATGTTCTCGTTTCAAGGGTAAAGATTTTGGCCGAATTAAATATTGCAGAAAAACGTTTGCCTCAAGATGGTCGATTTAAAATTGATCTCGACCTTCGAAAAATTGATTTACGTGTATCTATC includes the following:
- a CDS encoding GspE/PulE family protein: LSTGFQIEPAIAKKEEVRLAINRYYGIQKSIDQMLDDMITKTDDETLLDMQQSDDSPVAKMINQLISQAVQEGASDIHIDALESETIIRFRVDGVLRQERTVPKNMHNVLVSRVKILAELNIAEKRLPQDGRFKIDLDLRKIDLRVSI